The DNA sequence CCCTCGTGGTCTTCGACCAGGCGGGAAACCTCCTCTGGGGCACCAGTTTCTCGCACATCGTCCTAGTCCTGGGCGTGATCTGCGGCCTCGTGTACTTCTTCTTTTCACTGGAACACAAGGGTATGCTGGGACGCGTCTCCCGGGCGGGCATCTGGGTGTTGATGGTGACCTTCGGCGCCGCCTTCGGGTACACGGTCATGGCGCGCATATCCCTGCTCACCGGCAGAATGGAAGCCCTGGGCGCGTGGATCGGCACGATCTTCTAGCCGATGCCGTTCGATCGGCGATTCGTCTGCGCGATTTTCCGGGACGAGACCGATGTCGACGCCTATGATTTCTGTTGCGCACGGCCATGCCCCCCTGTTTCTTACAGAACCGTTCAATTCGGTCCCGGCGCGCTCCGCCGGGAGAGGGCGCACACGCAAGGGAGTTTCATGAAAGCCATTATTCCCGTCGCCGGCAGCGGCAGCCGATTGCGCCCGATCACGCTCGAAACCCCCAAGGCCATGGTCCCCGTCGCGGGGAAGCCGGTACTCGAATACATCCTCGACCAGGTTGCGGGCCTGGGGATCCGCGAGGTCGTGCTGGTCATCTCCCCCTCGGGAGACGCCATCCGCCGGTTCGTCGATCAGCGCGAAGACCTCGAAGCCCGGTACGTCGTGCAACAAGAGCCCCTTGGAATCGGCCACGCGGTGTACCAGTGCCGGACTCTCGTGGATGACGCGCCCGTCCTGATCGTGCTGGGCGACGTCATCTACCTCTCGGATTACGCCTTCCTGGGCAGGAAACCGCCGGGCAACGCGATCGGCGTCAAAAAGGTCGCGGGGGACCTGAGCCGCTACGGACTGGTGGAAGTCGCGGGAGACCGCATCACTCGGCTGGTGGAAAAACCCGACCGTCCGGTTTCAGATCTCGCGATCGCCGGGATCTACTATTTCTCCCGGGCCGCGCCGCTTATGGCGGGACTGGAAAGCCTGGTGCGATCCAGCCGGAAGACCCGTAACGAGTATCAACTGACGGACGCGTTGCAGTGGATGGTGGAACAGGGCGAGCACCTGTCGCCTTTCGAAGTCGACGACTGGTATGACTGCGGCACGCCGGACCGGCTGCTGGAGGCCAACAGGCGGCTCCTCGACCTGAACGGCGGGGCCTGCAGCATACCCGGCAGCGTGATCATCCCGCCCGTCGACATCGCGTCGGACGCCCAGGTCCACCGGTCCGTCGTCGGTCCCCACGTCGCCGTCTCGTCCCGGGCCTCCATCGCGCGCACTATCGTCCGTGACGCCACCATCGGAACTCACGCCCGGATCGAAAACTGCGATCTCCGGGGATCCATCGTCACGCCGCACGCCGTCCTGGCCGACCGGGTGCAACGGGAGACCGCCGGCGCGCACTGCGAGGTTTTCGTCTGACCGTACATCTGACCATATACCGGAATCGATCGTTTCCGATCCGCATGTAGTTCGTTAGGAGCATGACGCATGACACCTGGTTACCTCTTTACTTCCGAATCCGTTACCGAAGGCCATCCCGACAAGGTCGCCGACCAGATTTCCGACGCCGTGCTGGACGCCGTCATCGAACAGGACCCCTATTCCCGCGTGGCCTGCGAGACTTTCGTCACCACGGGCCTGGTGCTCGTCGGCGGCGAAATCACGACGGCGGGTTCCGTGGACGTCCAGAGCGTGGCACGGGAGACGGTCAAGTCCATCGGATATACCGATGCGGGCTTCGGTCTGGACTGGGAATCCTGCGGCGTGATCGTCTCCCTCGACCAGCAGTCGGCCGATATCGCCATGGGCGTGGACCGGCAGGGCGCGGGCGACCAGGGCATGATGTTCGGCTACGCGACCGACGAGACCCCCGAAATGATGCCCCTGCCCATCACCCTGGCCCACAGGCTGACCAGGAACCTCGCGGCGATCCGGAAGAACGGCGTCGCGCCTTACCTGCGCCCGGACGGCAAATCCCAGGTCACGGTGGAATACGTGGATGGCCGTCCCGGCCGGATCGACACGGTGGTGATCGCCGCCCAGCACGATCCGGACGTCTCAAACGACCGGATCAGGGAGGATGTCGTCAACGAGGTGATCGCCCCCGCGCTGCCGGCGGAGCTGATCGATCCGGGCCGGATCAAGTACCACGTCAACGCGACCGGCCGTTTCGTCACCGGGGGGCCGCAGGGCGACGCCGGTCTGACGGGCCGGAAGATCATCGTGGACACCTACGGCGGGTATTGCCGCCACGGCGGCGGCGCGTACTCGGGCAAGGACCCGACCAAGGTGGACCGCTCGGCTTCCTACGCCGCGCGCTACGTGGCCAAGAACGTCGTAGCCGCGGGGCTGGCCGGGAAATGCGAGATCCAGCTCGCCTACGTCATCGGCGTGGCCGAACCCGTCTCGGTAAACGTCAACACCTACGGCACCGGCACAGTCGAAGATCTGGAAATCACGCGCCTGATCCGCAAGCACTTCGACCTGACGCCCCAGGGAATCATCGAAAGCCTGGACCTGCGCCGGCCCATCTACGGTCCCACGGCGTCTTACGGCCACTTCGGCCGGAACGAGGCGGGTTTTACCTGGGAAAACTGCGACAAGGCGGAGGAACTCCGGAACCACGCCTGAGCCGAATGGGGCTGCTCCGGCCGGTCAGCCTGGTCAGGCTGACCAGCGAACGCGGTCCAGCCCAGCACCGGTCTCATTTCGGCGCCCTGACCAGCAGGACAAGCGCCAGTAATCCGAACAGAGCATTGGCACCCCATGCCGCCGCCATGGGCGGCAGTAAGCCGGCGTGTCCGAAAGCTTGCGCAAAGCGCAGCAGCCCCCAGTAGACGAAACAGATCCCAATGCTCAGGGCGAATCCCACCGCTACGCCTCCGCGTCTCAGGTGGGAGGCCAGCGCGCCTCCCAGGAGCACGATGATCAGGCCCGCGGAGGGGAAGGCGATCTTCAGGTTGAGGTCCACCAGGTAGCCCTGCACGTCTCCTCCACCGCGCCGCACGTTCTGTATCAACTGAGCGAGTTCGCCGTAGCTCATCTCTTCCGGGCGCTTTTGTCCTCGTAGAAAGTCCTCCGGCGTTTCCGCCCATCCGTCGGGTTCCAACGAGGCGAATGAGGTGAATCCGGATAGGCCGCCTCCGATCTGAAACCGTCGTTCCACTCCGTTGGAAAGCAGCCATCGCCCGTCCGTCCAGGCGGCGCTTTCCGCCGTCAGCACGCTGGAAACAGAGCCGCCTCGGAACTCGGTGACGCATATTCCGGTGCCTTCCGCGCTGTGTCCGTCGAATACGCGCATGTAGAACTGTCGTCCACCCTCTCCCCTGAAATACACGTCGTACCGGACGTGCTGTCCTTCGCCACCCTGCATGTCCACGTGTTCCGATTGGATTTCCGCCCTTTTCATACTCGTATGGGGCACGAGCCATTCACCGGCCCAGAACAGGCACGCACTGATCACGGCGCTCACGAGGAGCAGGGGCCGCAGCAGCCGGTACAGACTCAGTCCCGACGCTTTCATGGCCGTCAATTCGCCCAGCCTGGTCAGCTGGCCGAAGGTATAGAGGCTGGCGAGCAGCAGACTGACGGGAATTGTGAGTACGAAGATATAGGGCAGGTAATAGACGTAATAGAGCGCGATGTATCCCGGCGCTACGTTGCGGTCCAGGAAACGGTCCAGCTGCTCGATGAGATCGACGACAAAGAAAATGCTGACGAAGGCGACCAGGCTGACGGCGATCGCGGTCATGAACAGGCGGAGCACGTACCGGGTGATCAGGGACATGAAACGGCAATCCTTTGATGATTAGGAGGCATATTCGTCAGACGCGGTCTCTCCCGACAATCCAGACCAGGAAGGCTCCGGGCACGCCGATGACGATATTCGCCGCCCACATCGCCCAGACCGGATCGAACAGGTCGCGGTCCGCCAGTTCTTCACCGCCGAGCAGACATGCCCAGTAGAGCAGGAAGAAGCACAGGCTGACGCCGACGCTCACACCCATGCCGCTCCGGCGGATACGCACACCCAGCGGTGCGCCGATCAGCACGAAGACGAGACACGCCGCCGAAATGGCGTACTTCTTGTGGATTTCCACGATATAGCTGTTCTTCTGGCGCTGCTTCAGCGAGATCGTCCGCTGCGCCTTGGCCCTGGCTGCTTCGATGGAATCCGTCTTCGCCTCCGAGGGGACCGGTCCGGGTTCAAGATTCGCCGCGACCTCGTCGATCTCCCGTTGCCAGTCATCGATCTTCTCACGCATCATTTCGATGTTCAACTCGCGGTCGCCCCGGGTTCCCGCCTCCGACCGCTGCACGCCGCTCGGCGTGGTGCGAATCGAAAACCGCTGCCGCTCGAAGACTTCTTTGAAATAGCGCCCCGAAGCTTCGTTCTGTTGCAGCAGTTCCCCGTCGTAAAGCATGAGATCGAGCCGGCTGCCCGTCTCGTTGACGTGAAATACACCCGACTTCGCCGTCATGAGGCGCGGGTAGCGCATGTTCTCCGTCTCGTAGATGGTAATACGGGAAATCTCGTTGTTTCTCGGATTGACCCGGTCGATCAAGATACTGTATCCCGGAATGTCCTTCATGAATATGCCCCCGGTGAAGAGCAACGTGGGCCGCGCCCGGTGGATATCGTTCATGAGTGACCGCGCCCGGTAATTGGCTTCGGGCAGTATGACGTCCATGAAGTACAGATGGCAGGTCCCCAGAAGGATTCCCGACACCAGGACCGGTGAGACCATCTGGAAGAAACTGACGCCTCCCGCCTTGAACGCCGTGACTTCGTTATCGGCCGAAAGGCGGCCGAAGGCCATGAGCGTGGCGACCAGTACGGACATGGGAATCGAAACGGCGACGATCCAGGCCAAGTTGAGCACAAACACCTCGAGCACGATAAACAGGTCGAGGTTCTTTCCGATGATGAGGTCGGCAATCTGGAATATGATGTCCATCACGAGGATGAACGTGATGATCACGAAGGCAAACAGAAATGGCCCGATATGCGCTCTTAAAACGTATCGGTAGAGGTGAACCGGGAGGGTCATGGGCCAATCCGGCGGATAACGGACCGGGCGGGGCGTTCCGGCGGGTCCGATTACGGGTCCCGTCGACGAAAGTTCGATGTTTTCTACGATGTTTTCAAGGGCCCCTCGACTAACGGAATATACCGCGCGGCATCAAGGTGAGGCAAGCTGTTTTGTCCTGCGCGACAGTCCGGATATACAGGGTGAATTCGCTTGACTTGCCATACGTACCGCGCTATACTCATTTCTACCATTTTCTATAAGGAGTAACCTTGATGGCCAGTTTAAACAAAGTCATACTTATCGGCAATCTGGGCGCGGACCCCGAGTTGAGGTACACGCCTTCCGGCCGGGCCGTGGTCAACTTCCGCATGGCCACCACGCGCCAGTGGAACACGCAGGACGGAGAACGGCGGGAAGAAACGGAATGGCACCGGATCGTAGCGTTTTCGAAACTGGCGGAGATCTGCGGCCAATATCTTAAGAAAGGCGCTCCGGTGTATGTTGAAGGGCGGCTTCAAACCCGTTCCTGGGAGGACCAGAACGGGATGAAACGATACACGACCGAGATCGTGGCGAACGAGATGCAAATGCTGAGTGCCCGCCAGCAGAATGAACCTGCATCCGACGTGCCGCCCGGAGGAATCGGCAGTACGGTGCCGGAAGCGCCGCCTTCCGCGCCGGCGTCCGAGGCCGACGACGACCTCCCGTTTTGATTCCATTCGAGGTATAGTCCGTTCTTCGCACCGGTCGGTCCTTTCCACGTGGGCCTGTAGTGAGAACCCATGACCGTTAGACTTAGCGGCAACGGGCTTCCTCGAATAACAATTCTGATTGCCCGGCAGGAACCCGTCGCACCGCTGATCAGATGGTTGAGCGGCGCAGGTTACCCGTTAACGGAACTGCATTACACCGCTGTTGAAGACCTCCACGCGCGTATTCCCGAATCGGATGTCCTGCTCGTCCATACTGACCGTCCAAGATCGGACATCCCTTTTGTGATGGACGAGTTGCAGTCGAGGCAGTTCCGGCAGGCCCCCGGAGTGATCGTCCTGACCGGCTGTGACGCCGTCGGTGATCTCGACGTCACCCGGGGGATCGACGATTTCATATGCGCGCCATACAATCTCCGCGAGTTCGATCTCCGCATCAAGAACGTCCTCTGGCGCCGTCATAGCGTGCAGATTCAGGATATGATCGCCTGGGGCGACCTGCTGATCAATCTGGGCAACTACGAGGTTACGATCCGGGGCAAGGCGATCGACCTCACGCTCAAGGAATACGAGCTGCTCAAACACCTGGCCCGGCACCGGGGACGGGTGTTCACGCGGGATGAACTGCTGACCGCCGTCTGGGGATACGATTACTTCAGCGGTACGAGGACCGTGGACGTGCACGTGAGGCGGCTGCGAATGAAGATCGAGCGCCACGGGGTGCATATCATCACGACCGTCCGGGGCGTCGGATACAAGTTCGGTGACTGACATGCGCAAAACCTCATCGATCCTACTTGCTTTCGCGTGCGTGGTTTTCGGGTGCGCGTACTACAATACCTTTTACAACGCCAAGAAGGCGTTCAAGGAAGGGGAGCGTATACGTCTCAACCAGCAGACACCCGATGGCAGCATACACCCGATGGC is a window from the Gemmatimonadota bacterium genome containing:
- a CDS encoding sugar phosphate nucleotidyltransferase — encoded protein: MKAIIPVAGSGSRLRPITLETPKAMVPVAGKPVLEYILDQVAGLGIREVVLVISPSGDAIRRFVDQREDLEARYVVQQEPLGIGHAVYQCRTLVDDAPVLIVLGDVIYLSDYAFLGRKPPGNAIGVKKVAGDLSRYGLVEVAGDRITRLVEKPDRPVSDLAIAGIYYFSRAAPLMAGLESLVRSSRKTRNEYQLTDALQWMVEQGEHLSPFEVDDWYDCGTPDRLLEANRRLLDLNGGACSIPGSVIIPPVDIASDAQVHRSVVGPHVAVSSRASIARTIVRDATIGTHARIENCDLRGSIVTPHAVLADRVQRETAGAHCEVFV
- the metK gene encoding methionine adenosyltransferase → MTPGYLFTSESVTEGHPDKVADQISDAVLDAVIEQDPYSRVACETFVTTGLVLVGGEITTAGSVDVQSVARETVKSIGYTDAGFGLDWESCGVIVSLDQQSADIAMGVDRQGAGDQGMMFGYATDETPEMMPLPITLAHRLTRNLAAIRKNGVAPYLRPDGKSQVTVEYVDGRPGRIDTVVIAAQHDPDVSNDRIREDVVNEVIAPALPAELIDPGRIKYHVNATGRFVTGGPQGDAGLTGRKIIVDTYGGYCRHGGGAYSGKDPTKVDRSASYAARYVAKNVVAAGLAGKCEIQLAYVIGVAEPVSVNVNTYGTGTVEDLEITRLIRKHFDLTPQGIIESLDLRRPIYGPTASYGHFGRNEAGFTWENCDKAEELRNHA
- a CDS encoding LptF/LptG family permease, translated to MSLITRYVLRLFMTAIAVSLVAFVSIFFVVDLIEQLDRFLDRNVAPGYIALYYVYYLPYIFVLTIPVSLLLASLYTFGQLTRLGELTAMKASGLSLYRLLRPLLLVSAVISACLFWAGEWLVPHTSMKRAEIQSEHVDMQGGEGQHVRYDVYFRGEGGRQFYMRVFDGHSAEGTGICVTEFRGGSVSSVLTAESAAWTDGRWLLSNGVERRFQIGGGLSGFTSFASLEPDGWAETPEDFLRGQKRPEEMSYGELAQLIQNVRRGGGDVQGYLVDLNLKIAFPSAGLIIVLLGGALASHLRRGGVAVGFALSIGICFVYWGLLRFAQAFGHAGLLPPMAAAWGANALFGLLALVLLVRAPK
- a CDS encoding LptF/LptG family permease; amino-acid sequence: MTLPVHLYRYVLRAHIGPFLFAFVIITFILVMDIIFQIADLIIGKNLDLFIVLEVFVLNLAWIVAVSIPMSVLVATLMAFGRLSADNEVTAFKAGGVSFFQMVSPVLVSGILLGTCHLYFMDVILPEANYRARSLMNDIHRARPTLLFTGGIFMKDIPGYSILIDRVNPRNNEISRITIYETENMRYPRLMTAKSGVFHVNETGSRLDLMLYDGELLQQNEASGRYFKEVFERQRFSIRTTPSGVQRSEAGTRGDRELNIEMMREKIDDWQREIDEVAANLEPGPVPSEAKTDSIEAARAKAQRTISLKQRQKNSYIVEIHKKYAISAACLVFVLIGAPLGVRIRRSGMGVSVGVSLCFFLLYWACLLGGEELADRDLFDPVWAMWAANIVIGVPGAFLVWIVGRDRV
- a CDS encoding single-stranded DNA-binding protein is translated as MASLNKVILIGNLGADPELRYTPSGRAVVNFRMATTRQWNTQDGERREETEWHRIVAFSKLAEICGQYLKKGAPVYVEGRLQTRSWEDQNGMKRYTTEIVANEMQMLSARQQNEPASDVPPGGIGSTVPEAPPSAPASEADDDLPF
- a CDS encoding response regulator transcription factor, whose amino-acid sequence is MTVRLSGNGLPRITILIARQEPVAPLIRWLSGAGYPLTELHYTAVEDLHARIPESDVLLVHTDRPRSDIPFVMDELQSRQFRQAPGVIVLTGCDAVGDLDVTRGIDDFICAPYNLREFDLRIKNVLWRRHSVQIQDMIAWGDLLINLGNYEVTIRGKAIDLTLKEYELLKHLARHRGRVFTRDELLTAVWGYDYFSGTRTVDVHVRRLRMKIERHGVHIITTVRGVGYKFGD